In Elaeis guineensis isolate ETL-2024a chromosome 1, EG11, whole genome shotgun sequence, a genomic segment contains:
- the LOC105039001 gene encoding uncharacterized protein isoform X1 translates to MAPLSRLASSKKIRSICGAVSSYRCLESSRCCPPRTSWTGFSDGYCSMPVLFIQRFTMVSHFSMCSCPHQREYKTISFSMPTAMSSLTVQRSVTYKLFGLQRWQPVRFRSNALVTLDTDDNVARFSLKEPSARPRAQTKGMKKPKRQKMSRKAKLNELKWYRLKAKKKLKSPNPEVRIRYKLEKAKRKEEWLIEKLRKYEIPKVPGPEYDPEILTEEERFYLKRTGEKKKNYVPVGRRGVFGGVVLNMHLHWKKHETVKVVCKPCRPGQVHEYAEELARLSKGTVIDIKPNNIVIFYRGKNYVQPEVMSPPDTLSKQKALEKYRFEQSLEHTSQYIEKLEKELEEYQKHVALYKKREETTAGNSMNNHLREGSHPFE, encoded by the exons ATGGCCCCTCTTTCTCGTCTTGCCTCAAGTAAGAAGATTAGGTCGATCTGTGGAGCAGTCTCTTCTTATCGGTGTTTAGAATCCTCTCGTTGCTGTCCCCCAAG GACTTCTTGGACGGGATTCAGTGATGGATATTGCTCGATGCCAGTGTTATTTATACAAAGATTCACAATGGTTTCTCATTTTTCTATGTGTTCGTGTCCACATCAGAGAGAATACAAGACCATCTCATTTTCAATGCCCACTGCCATGTCTTCTTTGACAGTTCAAAGATCAGTTACATATAAATTATTTGGCCTTCAAAGGTGGCAACCTGTTAGATTTAGAAGCAATGCGTTAGTGACGCTGGATACAGATGATAATGTAGCTAGATTTTCGCTTAAAGAACCAAGTGCCAGACCACGAGCTCAGACAAAGGGAATGAAAAAGCCTAAGCGTCAGAAAATGTCCAGGAAAGCAAAACTAAATGAGCTCAAGTGGTACCGCTTGAAGGCAAAAAAGAAGTTGAAATCTCCAAATCCTGAAGTTAGGATTAGATACAAACTTGAAAAG gctaaaaggaaagaagaatggcTGATTGAGAAACTGAGGAAATATGAGATTCCGAAAGTTCCAGGACCTGAATATGATCCCGAAATCCTTACCGAAGAAGAGCGGTTCTACCTCAAACGTACtggtgaaaagaagaaaaattatgtCCCTGTTGGGAGACGAGGAGTATTTGGTGGCGTGGTTCTCAACATGCATCTCCACTGGAAGAAACATGAAACCGTGAAAGTAGTCTGCAAGCCTTGCAGACCTGGCCAGGTTCATGAATATGCTGAGGAGCTGGCAAGACTCAGCAAAGGCACTGTGATTGATATAAAACCTAATAACATTGTAATATTTTATCGTGGAAAGAACTACGTGCAACCAGAAGTTATGTCACCTCCTGACACGCTTTCTAAGCAGAAG GCCCTGGAGAAATATAGATTTGAGCAATCTCTTGAACACACCAGCCAGTATATTGAGAAGCTGGAAAAAGAGCTAGAAGAGTATCAAAAGCATGTTGCCTTGTATAAAAAGCGTGAAGAAACTACTGCCGGAAACTCCATGAACA ATCACTTGAGAGAAGGTTCCCACCCATTCGAGTGA
- the LOC105039001 gene encoding uncharacterized protein isoform X2: MAPLSRLASSKKIRSICGAVSSYRCLESSRCCPPRTSWTGFSDGYCSMPVLFIQRFTMVSHFSMCSCPHQREYKTISFSMPTAMSSLTVQRSVTYKLFGLQRWQPVRFRSNALVTLDTDDNVARFSLKEPSARPRAQTKGMKKPKRQKMSRKAKLNELKWYRLKAKKKLKSPNPEVRIRYKLEKAKRKEEWLIEKLRKYEIPKVPGPEYDPEILTEEERFYLKRTGEKKKNYVPVGRRGVFGGVVLNMHLHWKKHETVKVVCKPCRPGQVHEYAEELARLSKGTVIDIKPNNIVIFYRGKNYVQPEVMSPPDTLSKQKALEKYRFEQSLEHTSQYIEKLEKELEEYQKHVALYKKREETTAGNSMNSVSWGKPIAFA; this comes from the exons ATGGCCCCTCTTTCTCGTCTTGCCTCAAGTAAGAAGATTAGGTCGATCTGTGGAGCAGTCTCTTCTTATCGGTGTTTAGAATCCTCTCGTTGCTGTCCCCCAAG GACTTCTTGGACGGGATTCAGTGATGGATATTGCTCGATGCCAGTGTTATTTATACAAAGATTCACAATGGTTTCTCATTTTTCTATGTGTTCGTGTCCACATCAGAGAGAATACAAGACCATCTCATTTTCAATGCCCACTGCCATGTCTTCTTTGACAGTTCAAAGATCAGTTACATATAAATTATTTGGCCTTCAAAGGTGGCAACCTGTTAGATTTAGAAGCAATGCGTTAGTGACGCTGGATACAGATGATAATGTAGCTAGATTTTCGCTTAAAGAACCAAGTGCCAGACCACGAGCTCAGACAAAGGGAATGAAAAAGCCTAAGCGTCAGAAAATGTCCAGGAAAGCAAAACTAAATGAGCTCAAGTGGTACCGCTTGAAGGCAAAAAAGAAGTTGAAATCTCCAAATCCTGAAGTTAGGATTAGATACAAACTTGAAAAG gctaaaaggaaagaagaatggcTGATTGAGAAACTGAGGAAATATGAGATTCCGAAAGTTCCAGGACCTGAATATGATCCCGAAATCCTTACCGAAGAAGAGCGGTTCTACCTCAAACGTACtggtgaaaagaagaaaaattatgtCCCTGTTGGGAGACGAGGAGTATTTGGTGGCGTGGTTCTCAACATGCATCTCCACTGGAAGAAACATGAAACCGTGAAAGTAGTCTGCAAGCCTTGCAGACCTGGCCAGGTTCATGAATATGCTGAGGAGCTGGCAAGACTCAGCAAAGGCACTGTGATTGATATAAAACCTAATAACATTGTAATATTTTATCGTGGAAAGAACTACGTGCAACCAGAAGTTATGTCACCTCCTGACACGCTTTCTAAGCAGAAG GCCCTGGAGAAATATAGATTTGAGCAATCTCTTGAACACACCAGCCAGTATATTGAGAAGCTGGAAAAAGAGCTAGAAGAGTATCAAAAGCATGTTGCCTTGTATAAAAAGCGTGAAGAAACTACTGCCGGAAACTCCATGAACA GCGTGTCGTGGGGTAAACCAATAGCATTTGCCTGA